From Saccopteryx leptura isolate mSacLep1 chromosome 3, mSacLep1_pri_phased_curated, whole genome shotgun sequence, one genomic window encodes:
- the EXTL1 gene encoding exostosin-like 1 isoform X1, whose product MQSWRRKSLWLALLASWLLGLLGIFPLLRLAVPTRPRAGAPQGWPRWLDVELLQSFSPPGELPEDAPQPPQVSRSGSCNWGACFDTSKCRDGSFKVFVYPASGPISETQHQILASIEGSRYHTSSPSEACLHLFSLDASAGECGLVPPKWNGGKNHLVVRLHPASCSWTVQLGQAMVAEASPTMDTFRPGFDVALPLLPEAHPFRGGAPGRLQRHSPHPGMALLALAEERSGWHILGTNSSVCPWEGHCEQDHGPEQTHPGATLPNATFCLIPSRRGDALHFLQALQAGCIPVLLSPRWELPFSEVIDWTKAVIVADERLPLQVLAALQEMPPARVLALRQQTQFLWDTYFSSVEKVIHTALEIIQDRILGVSARPSLLWNSPPGALLALPTFSTNPLDFPFYHLQLGSRPAGRFSALIWVGAPGQPPLKLIQAVADSQHCAQILVLWSNDKSPPPRWPETAVPLIVIEGHRKVSDRFCPYSAISTDAILSLDAHSSLSTSEVDFAFVVWRSFPERMVGFRTWSHFWDEAQGGWGYTAERVNEFSMALTSAAFYHRYYHTLFTHSLPKALRGLADDAPTCVDVLMNFLVAAVTKLPPIKVPYGKRHQEARPPEVPGVRGPMSAPQPASRGCINQMAAGFGHMPLVSSRLRLDPVLFKDPVSVLRKKYRSLEKP is encoded by the exons ATGCAGTCATGGAGAAGGAAGTCCCTCTGGCTGGCACTGTTGGCCTCCTGGCTCCTCGGCCTCCTGGGAATCTTTCCCCTTCTCCGCCTGGCAGTGCCCACCAGACCTCGGGCAGGGGCCCCCCAAGGATGGCCCCGCTGGCTGGATGTGGAGCTCCTGCAGAGTTTCTCCCCACCTGGGGAGCTCCCAGAAGATGCCCCTCAACCTCCTCAAGTCTCTCGTAGTGGCAGCTGCAACTGGGGAGCTTGCTTTGACACTTCGAAGTGCAGGGATGGTAGCTTCAAGGTGTTCGTGTACCCAGCGTCTGGACCCATCTCTGAGACTCAGCACCAGATCCTGGCTTCCATTGAGGGGTCCCGCTACCACACATCCAGCCCCAGCGAGGCCTGCCTGCACCTGTTCAGCCTGGACGCCTCGGCTGGAGAGTGCGGCCTGGTGCCCCCGAAATGGAATGGGGGCAAGAACCATCTGGTCGTCCGGCTCCATCCAGCCTCTTGCTCCTGGACTGTCCAGCTGGGACAGGCGATGGTGGCCGAGGCCAGCCCCACAATGGACACCTTCCGGCCTGGCTTTGATGTGGCCCTCCCGCTTCTTCCTGAAGCCCACCCGTTCCGAGGTGGGGCTCCCGGCCGGCTGCAGCGGCACAGCCCCCACCCCGGGATGGCCCTGCTAGCTCTGGCAGAGGAGAGGAGCGGGTGGCACATACTAGGCACCAACTCCTCTGTCTGCCCCTGGGAGGGGCACTGTGAGCAGGACCATGGACCCGAGCA GACCCACCCTGGGGCAACGCTGCCCAATGCCACCTTCTGCCTCATCCCCAGCCGCCGAGGTGATGCCTTGCACTTTCTCCAAGCCCTGCAG GCTGGCTGCATCCCTGTGCTTCTCAGTCCGCGCTGGGAGCTGCCCTTCTCCGAGGTTATCGACTGGACCAAGGCGGTCATTGTAGCTGACGAGAGGCTCCCACTTCAG GTCCTGGCTGCCCTGCAGGAGATGCCCCCCGCACGGGTCCTCGCCCTGCGTCAGCAAACCCAGTTTCTGTGGGACACCTACTTCTCCTCGGTGGAGAAGGTCATCCATACTGCTCTGGAG ATTATTCAGGACCGGATCCTTGGAGTATCTGCTCGTCCCTCGCTGTTGTGGAACAGCCCCCCAGGGGCACTCCTGGCCCTGCCCACATTTTCCACAAATCCCTTGGACTTCCCCTTCTATCACCTGCAGCTGG GCTCTCGCCCTGCAGGCAGGTTCAGCGCCCTGATCTGGGTGGGGGCCCCAGGCCAGCCCCCCCTGAAGCTCATCCAAGCGGTGGCAGACTCCCAGCACTGTGCCCAG ATTTTGGTCCTTTGGAGCAATGACAAGTCACCTCCACCCAGGTGGCCTGAGACAGCAGTGCCCTTGATAGTCATCGAGGGGCACAGGAAG GTCAGTGACCGCTTCTGCCCGTACAGCGCCATCAGCACGGATGCCATCCTCAGCCTCGATGCCCACAGCAGTCTTTCCACAAGTGAG GTGGACTTCGCTTTTGTGGTGTGGCGGAGCTTCCCAGAGCGGATGGTGGGCTTCCGGACGTGGAGCCACTTCTGGGATGAGGCGCAGGGCGGCTGGGGCTATACTGCTGAGAGGGTCAACGAATTCTCCATGGCCCTCACCTCAGCCGCCTTCTACCATAG GTATTACCACACCCTCTTCACCCACTCTCTGCCCAAGGCCCTGAGGGGCCTGGCAGATGATGCACCCACCTGTGTGGACGTCCTAATGAACTTCCTAGTAGCAGCAGTCACCAAGCTGCCCCCTATCAAGGTGCCCTATGGGAAGCGGCATCAGGAAGCCAGACCACCAGAG GTGCCCGGGGTTCGGGGGCCCATGTCTGCGCCGCAGCCCGCATCGCGTGGCTGCATCAACCAGATGGCTGCAGGGTTCGGCCACATGCCCCTGGTGTCCTCTCGCCTCCGACTGGACCCAGTGCTCTTCAAAGACCCGGTGTCCGTGCTGCGCAAGAAGTATCGCAGCCTGGAGAAGCCCTAA
- the EXTL1 gene encoding exostosin-like 1 isoform X2 yields MQSWRRKSLWLALLASWLLGLLGIFPLLRLAVPTRPRAGAPQGWPRWLDVELLQSFSPPGELPEDAPQPPQVSRSGSCNWGACFDTSKCRDGSFKVFVYPASGPISETQHQILASIEGSRYHTSSPSEACLHLFSLDASAGECGLVPPKWNGGKNHLVVRLHPASCSWTVQLGQAMVAEASPTMDTFRPGFDVALPLLPEAHPFRGGAPGRLQRHSPHPGMALLALAEERSGWHILGTNSSVCPWEGHCEQDHGPEQTHPGATLPNATFCLIPSRRGDALHFLQALQVLAALQEMPPARVLALRQQTQFLWDTYFSSVEKVIHTALEIIQDRILGVSARPSLLWNSPPGALLALPTFSTNPLDFPFYHLQLGSRPAGRFSALIWVGAPGQPPLKLIQAVADSQHCAQILVLWSNDKSPPPRWPETAVPLIVIEGHRKVSDRFCPYSAISTDAILSLDAHSSLSTSEVDFAFVVWRSFPERMVGFRTWSHFWDEAQGGWGYTAERVNEFSMALTSAAFYHRYYHTLFTHSLPKALRGLADDAPTCVDVLMNFLVAAVTKLPPIKVPYGKRHQEARPPEVPGVRGPMSAPQPASRGCINQMAAGFGHMPLVSSRLRLDPVLFKDPVSVLRKKYRSLEKP; encoded by the exons ATGCAGTCATGGAGAAGGAAGTCCCTCTGGCTGGCACTGTTGGCCTCCTGGCTCCTCGGCCTCCTGGGAATCTTTCCCCTTCTCCGCCTGGCAGTGCCCACCAGACCTCGGGCAGGGGCCCCCCAAGGATGGCCCCGCTGGCTGGATGTGGAGCTCCTGCAGAGTTTCTCCCCACCTGGGGAGCTCCCAGAAGATGCCCCTCAACCTCCTCAAGTCTCTCGTAGTGGCAGCTGCAACTGGGGAGCTTGCTTTGACACTTCGAAGTGCAGGGATGGTAGCTTCAAGGTGTTCGTGTACCCAGCGTCTGGACCCATCTCTGAGACTCAGCACCAGATCCTGGCTTCCATTGAGGGGTCCCGCTACCACACATCCAGCCCCAGCGAGGCCTGCCTGCACCTGTTCAGCCTGGACGCCTCGGCTGGAGAGTGCGGCCTGGTGCCCCCGAAATGGAATGGGGGCAAGAACCATCTGGTCGTCCGGCTCCATCCAGCCTCTTGCTCCTGGACTGTCCAGCTGGGACAGGCGATGGTGGCCGAGGCCAGCCCCACAATGGACACCTTCCGGCCTGGCTTTGATGTGGCCCTCCCGCTTCTTCCTGAAGCCCACCCGTTCCGAGGTGGGGCTCCCGGCCGGCTGCAGCGGCACAGCCCCCACCCCGGGATGGCCCTGCTAGCTCTGGCAGAGGAGAGGAGCGGGTGGCACATACTAGGCACCAACTCCTCTGTCTGCCCCTGGGAGGGGCACTGTGAGCAGGACCATGGACCCGAGCA GACCCACCCTGGGGCAACGCTGCCCAATGCCACCTTCTGCCTCATCCCCAGCCGCCGAGGTGATGCCTTGCACTTTCTCCAAGCCCTGCAG GTCCTGGCTGCCCTGCAGGAGATGCCCCCCGCACGGGTCCTCGCCCTGCGTCAGCAAACCCAGTTTCTGTGGGACACCTACTTCTCCTCGGTGGAGAAGGTCATCCATACTGCTCTGGAG ATTATTCAGGACCGGATCCTTGGAGTATCTGCTCGTCCCTCGCTGTTGTGGAACAGCCCCCCAGGGGCACTCCTGGCCCTGCCCACATTTTCCACAAATCCCTTGGACTTCCCCTTCTATCACCTGCAGCTGG GCTCTCGCCCTGCAGGCAGGTTCAGCGCCCTGATCTGGGTGGGGGCCCCAGGCCAGCCCCCCCTGAAGCTCATCCAAGCGGTGGCAGACTCCCAGCACTGTGCCCAG ATTTTGGTCCTTTGGAGCAATGACAAGTCACCTCCACCCAGGTGGCCTGAGACAGCAGTGCCCTTGATAGTCATCGAGGGGCACAGGAAG GTCAGTGACCGCTTCTGCCCGTACAGCGCCATCAGCACGGATGCCATCCTCAGCCTCGATGCCCACAGCAGTCTTTCCACAAGTGAG GTGGACTTCGCTTTTGTGGTGTGGCGGAGCTTCCCAGAGCGGATGGTGGGCTTCCGGACGTGGAGCCACTTCTGGGATGAGGCGCAGGGCGGCTGGGGCTATACTGCTGAGAGGGTCAACGAATTCTCCATGGCCCTCACCTCAGCCGCCTTCTACCATAG GTATTACCACACCCTCTTCACCCACTCTCTGCCCAAGGCCCTGAGGGGCCTGGCAGATGATGCACCCACCTGTGTGGACGTCCTAATGAACTTCCTAGTAGCAGCAGTCACCAAGCTGCCCCCTATCAAGGTGCCCTATGGGAAGCGGCATCAGGAAGCCAGACCACCAGAG GTGCCCGGGGTTCGGGGGCCCATGTCTGCGCCGCAGCCCGCATCGCGTGGCTGCATCAACCAGATGGCTGCAGGGTTCGGCCACATGCCCCTGGTGTCCTCTCGCCTCCGACTGGACCCAGTGCTCTTCAAAGACCCGGTGTCCGTGCTGCGCAAGAAGTATCGCAGCCTGGAGAAGCCCTAA
- the SLC30A2 gene encoding proton-coupled zinc antiporter SLC30A2, with protein MKATDKLHLLDASPGARSYMGSLWQDGAGWISVSPPVSDVPSILENNHYCHAQKGPPGSHCDPKKEWARRQLYVASSICLVFMIGEVIGGYLAHSLAIMTDAAHLLTDFASMLISLFSLWMSSRPATKTMNFGWQRAEILGALLSVLSIWVVTGVLVYLAVERLISGDYAIEGGTMLITAGCAVAVNIIMGLTLHQSGHGHSHGHGHSHDSSQQQENPSVRAAFIHVIGDLLQSLGVLVAAYILYFKPEYKYVDPICTFLFSILVLGTTLTILRDVILVLMEGTPKGVDFTAVRDLLLSVEGVEALHSLHIWALTVAQPVLSVHIAIAQNTDAQAVLKAASARLQGKFHFHTMTIQIEHYSEDMKDCQACQGPSD; from the exons ATGAAGGCCACGGATAAGCTGCATCTGTTGGACGCCAGTCCCGGAGCCCG GTCTTACATGGGATCTCTGTGGCAGGATGGAGCTGGCTGGATTTCTGTGTCCCCACCTGTTTCGGATGTGCCATCTATTCTGGAGAACAACCATTACTGTCATGCCCAGAAGGGTCCTCCTGGTAGTCACTGTGACCCTAAGAAGGAGTGGGCCCGTCGTCAGCTCTATGTGGCCTCTTCTATCTGCCTGGTGTTCATGATTGGGGAGGTCATTG GTGGGTACCTAGCACATAGCTTGGCGATCATGACTGATGCAGCCCATCTACTCACTGACTTTGCCAGCATGCTCAtcagcctcttctctctctggatgtCCTCCCGGCCAGCCACCAAGACCATGAATTTCGGCTGGCAGCGAGCTG AGATCCTGGGAGCCCTGCTCTCTGTACTGTCCATCTGGGTCGTGACCGGGGTACTGGTGTACCTGGCGGTGGAGCGGTTGATCTCTGGGGACTATGCTATCGAGGGAGGGACCATGCTGATAACGGCTGGCTGCGCAGTGGCCGTGAACATCAT AATGGGATTGACTCTTCACCAGTCCGGCCACGGGCACAGCCACGGCCATGGGCATAGCCATGACAGCAGCCAGCAGCAGGAGAACCCCAGTGTCCGAGCTGCCTTTATCCATGTGATAGGAGACTTGCTGCAGAGCTTGGGTGTCCTGGTGGCagcctatattttatatttcaag CCAGAGTACAAGTATGTGGACCCCATCTGCACCTTCCTCTTCTCCATCCTGGTTCTGGGGACAACCTTGACCATCCTGAGAGACGTGATCCTGGTGCTGATGGAAG GGACCCCCAAGGGTGTGGACTTCACAGCTGTTCGGGATCTGCTGCTGTCGGTGGAGGGGGTGGAAGCCTTGCACAGCCTGCACATCTGGGCGCTGACTGTGGCCCAGCCTGTGCTGTCTGTCCACATCGCCATCG CTCAGAACACAGATGCCCAGGCTGTGCTGAAGGCAGCCAGTGCCCGCCTGCAGGGGAAGTTCCACTTTCACACCATGACCATCCAGATTGAGCACTACTCTGAGGACATGAAGGACTGTCAGGCATGCCAGGGCCCCTCGGACTGA